The Microcoleus sp. FACHB-831 DNA window ATCGCCATCGCTAGGTATTCTTGCAAAAATGGGATACACGATTCATCATCGTAGCGATCGCCGCACAGAGCTACTAATCGTATCTACTATAAAGGTCAAACCCAGAAAAACTGTTAGAGTCGTAAGTAAGCCTTTGTAGTCAAAGCTACTTATCTGCTCCGCAAGTATGCGCCCTAGTCCACCTGCACCCACCAACCCCACAATTACGGTGGCGCGGATGCAGACTTCCCAGCGGTAGAGGATGTAGGCGATGAACCGGGGAAGGGTGCGGGGTAAGATGGCGTAGAGGAAGATTTGCAAGTTGGTAGCGCCTAATGCTTTGAGCGATCGCATGGGGCGATCGTCTAGATTTTCCGTCACTTCAGCCATCAACCGCCCCAAAATGCCTAAGTTGTGCAGGCAAAGCGCGATCGCTCCCGGCAATATCCCCGGAAATAATACAAACAAAAACACCAACGCCCAAATGGGTTCGGGAACGGCACGCACAAACAGCAGCAGGAAGCGGGTAAAAATTAGCACAACCAAACCAAATTTTGGATTTTGGATTTTGGATTTTGGATTATTCAATTCCCCGTTAGATTCAGAAGTCGGCACTAAAAAATTTTTAGCTGCTGGAAAAGAAAGCAAAATTCCGCCCAAACCCGCGCCAGCCATTGCCAAAATTGACATGGCGAGAGTTTTTGCAGACTCGGCAAACAGCTTACCCAGTTCGCTGACATCGGGGGGAAATGCATCCTTAATTACCCCTGCCAAAAGCTGGGCGCTTCGCGGTGCCCAGAGTTTGGAGAAGTCTGCATTGACATACCAGAAAGAGAATATTAATAAGACAACAGCAGCCAGCAAGGAAAAGTTGACGACTGGATCGCCCTCTTTGACACCTTTTTTACGCCCCTTGAGGTTGAGGACGTTAAGATCTAGACGGCTAGGCGCACCCAAGCGATCGCGCAGCAACGCACACCATAAATCTGTAGTCCCACTCAACAAAATTAGGGCGATCGTCAAAGTCCAGATTTGCTCGTAACGCAGCGACTTGAGACTAAGGAGAATCTCATAACCCAGTCCGCCAGCGCCGATAATTCCCAGAACCGCTGCTGAACGAATCGAACACTCAAATCTATAGAAGCTATAGGAAAGCAGATTAAGGAAAGCTTGGGGAATCAGGCTATAGGCAAAAGCATTTAAGCGGGGAACGCCACTATTAAGTAAAGCCGTTAGCGCTTGGCGGGGCGTTTCATCTAAAATTTCCGAGAAGACTTTGGCGGTGATAGCACCAAAAGGGATAGCGATCGCCAGTATCGCCACTAAGGGATCGAGTCCAAATATATTGATAAAAAACAATCCCCAAATTAGTTCGTGAATTGCTCTAGGGATTGACAAAGCCGCCCGTACCACCAGCCAGGGTGCATTGGGAGCAACCCCGCTACCCCCTGAAGATTGCCACCAAATCTCAGAAGACAGAACGCCACCCACCAAACCGATAAGCACGCTGAAAAAAGTGCCGCACGCGGCAAAGGCGAGCGTTTTGAAAGTAGCATCCAGAGTTAATTGGAGAAATTCTAGGCTGAGGTCGGGATGAATAGCAGCAACCAGAAAATCCACGACTGTATTCCAGCCGCCTTCGTTAACTAAATCGCCCTCGAATATGCCCGCTTTTTGCAAAGACCAGACAACAGACGCCACAAATAGCAAACCCCAAAAGTTAGGCCAGTTAAGCGGTGATGGTCGTTTGGGGAGAGTCGTTGGCGAACTATGCACAGTCTTGGTCGCGTGAGGATGCACGTTAATCTAGGTCAACCTTTGATGATAAGGCTGGAGCGGGTCGCCGACACCGGAGGATATGTGACGACGTTAATTTTTTTCCTGGTAGAAGGTGCGATCGCCTGAAGTGCAGTTACATACGCGATGTTTCGCGTTTGCCAAACTTATTTAGCAGATTTTAATCTTCAGGAAACAAAATCATCAGCTAACCGTCTTGGCTAATACAAATGTACTAACGGTGTTCCCTCATGACTCGCTCCAATTACTTGCAATCTGGAATCTCTGGAATATTCGCAGTTTCGATGATCGCTGGTGCAGTAGCCCCCATCTTCACTGGTGCGCCTGCTGCGGCTCAATTGCGCCCTGTAATTATATCTCCTATATCTCAAACGCAATCTGGGGTTAAAACCTCTGTTCCAGCGGGGACTTCAATCGCCGTAGAGTATGACAATACCAATAAAATTGTTGTAGCTCCCAACGAGACAGTACCCTTAACCCTCAAGGTGGAAAAAACCATTTTCAGTCGCTACGGAACGACCTTAATTCCTGCTGGTAGTCAAGTGGTTGGACAACTGCAACCAGCAACGGGAGGCTCTCAGTTTGTCGCTAAAAATATAGTCATCAACGGTAAGAGTCAGCCTATCTATGCTAGTTCTAAGGTGGTGACAACAACGCAACAAATCCGTAAAGGAACCAGCATAAAGTCGATTGTCAAAGGTGCAGCAGTTGGTGCAGCAGCAGCAGCCGGAATTGCAGCTTTAACGGGCGATCGCGCGATCGCAACTGAAGAAGTCCTCGGCGGTACGGGTGCAGGCGCTTTAGGCGGCTGGCTGTTGGGACGCCGAGTTGATAAAGTCGTTGTCGTTAACCCCGATACCGATCTTGATTTAACTCTAGCTTCGGATATGGGTGTAACAGTCATAGTAAGGCGCTAGGTTGTTGTGGAAGGGCGATCGCTTCTAGATGCCTATGTTTTGTACAACTGTTCGATCGTCGTTGATGTTAGTTTTTCCGGGGGTGTATCAAACAAAATGCGCCCCTGCCGCAAACCAATAATACGCTGATAATGGCTGCGGGCAAACTCAATTGCATGCAGGCTAGTGACTAAAGTTTTACCAGTTCCTTGACTAAGCTGGCGCAATAAATCCATAATTTCTCGGCTGCGTTCTGGGTCGAGGCTGGAGATAGGTTCATCGGCTAAAATTGCGGCGGGATTTTGTACGAGGACGCGAGCGATCGCTACTCGTTGCTGTTGACCGCCAGAAAGCCGATCGGTTCTTTCAAACAGCTTTTCTGCAATTCCGACCTGTGTCAAAGCTTTAGCTGCTGTTTCTATTTCTAAAGGCCACATTAATGAAACGGCTGCTTTAAAAAATGACCATTTGCCTAAATGTCCCGCGTTGACATTGTGAATTACCCGCAGATTATCTACTAGATGAAATTGCTGGTAAATAGTACCAATTTGGCGCTGAAGTTGACGCCGCAACTTTGGACGCAGATGCGCTAGGTTGCGACCGAGTACGCACACTTCTCCCTTACTGGGGAGAAGCGTGCCGTTCAGCAAGCCTATTAGGGTGCTTTTTCCCGCACCGCTGGGGCCAACTAAAGCCACGCGATCGCCTGCTCCAATTTGCAAGTTAATATCTGTCAATGACTCAAAACTACCAAATTTTTGGCTGACATTTTTGAGTTCAAAAATTGGTGCCTCTCGGTTCATAAACAATATATTTTTCAAGAGTTATTTTTTAAAATCACCACTATACCAATAGCGATATTTGTTGCAACGGCAAAAGAATATGCATTTCGCTATAAATAGCATGATGAATCAACTTTTACAAGCATCGTGGCAACGTGCGTCTAAACTACAGCACAAAGAGCATATTGGGCCGTCATAGACAGGACAATATGCCATATCCTGTTTTTCATATTCATATTCGCATATAGAGCAAGCGATCGCGCTGCCTTCCTGGGAATTATGGAAGTATATATCTTCTCTGGCTATGTAATATTTGCCCTTTGTCAGCAGTGCAATGATTGGTGCTAGTACAAATGCTAACAAAAGGGCGATGAAGGGAGAAAAAGCTTGTGCAACTGCTCCCAATGCGCCCAGAAAGGCCACAATTGACACTATTGAAGCAATAACCATCGAACCGAAACCGACCGGATTTATATTGTATAAATGCGCTCTTTTAAATTCAATGTATGGCGGACTGATCCCCAGGGGTTTGTTCACTACTAGGTCAGCAACGAGTGCCCCAATCCACGCGATCGCCACATTGGAGTAAAGCCCCAGCACTTTTTCTAGGGTATGAAATACCCCCAATTCCATCAATAAAAGTGCAATCCCCACATTAAATATTAGCCAAACAATTCTCCCAGGATGAGCATGAGTTAAGCGCGAAAAGAAGTTCGACCATGCTAGCGATCCAGCATAGGCATTAGTAACGTTGATCTTAATCTGAGATAACACTACAAAAAATGTAGCAACAGCCAGTACAACCCCTGGATTGGAAAACATCGCTTGAAAACCCAACAGATACATCTGAATGGGTTCATTGGCTTGCTCGATAGCGATTCCGTGATTAACAGCAAGTGCTGTTAAGAATGAACCTCCCAACTGTTTCGCTGCACCCAATATTATCCAGCCAGGGCCAGCTAAAATAACCGCAAACCACCACTTGCCTCTATTTTCTGTAGTTTCATCCGGCATGAATCGGAGATAATCAACCTGTTCCCCGATTTGAGCAATAAGTGAAAATGATACGCTAGCCGCTGCTCCGAACAAGAGCGGATCGAAACCTGCACCACTTGGCGAATTGCCAGAAAAGTTTAACCAATTAGACCATGAAGCGGGTTCTTTATATAAGACAAAAATGTATGGCAGTATCATCAGGGTTAACCAAATTGGTTGCGTCCACACCTGCAACTGTGCAATTAGGGTAATCCCAAAGATAACTAGGGGAATAATCAGTATTGAGCAAAGTAGATGACCTATTGCTAAAGGTAGGTGAAAATATAGCTCAAGCGCCTGAGCCATAATTGTCGCTTCT harbors:
- a CDS encoding ABC transporter permease subunit; this encodes MHSSPTTLPKRPSPLNWPNFWGLLFVASVVWSLQKAGIFEGDLVNEGGWNTVVDFLVAAIHPDLSLEFLQLTLDATFKTLAFAACGTFFSVLIGLVGGVLSSEIWWQSSGGSGVAPNAPWLVVRAALSIPRAIHELIWGLFFINIFGLDPLVAILAIAIPFGAITAKVFSEILDETPRQALTALLNSGVPRLNAFAYSLIPQAFLNLLSYSFYRFECSIRSAAVLGIIGAGGLGYEILLSLKSLRYEQIWTLTIALILLSGTTDLWCALLRDRLGAPSRLDLNVLNLKGRKKGVKEGDPVVNFSLLAAVVLLIFSFWYVNADFSKLWAPRSAQLLAGVIKDAFPPDVSELGKLFAESAKTLAMSILAMAGAGLGGILLSFPAAKNFLVPTSESNGELNNPKSKIQNPKFGLVVLIFTRFLLLFVRAVPEPIWALVFLFVLFPGILPGAIALCLHNLGILGRLMAEVTENLDDRPMRSLKALGATNLQIFLYAILPRTLPRFIAYILYRWEVCIRATVIVGLVGAGGLGRILAEQISSFDYKGLLTTLTVFLGLTFIVDTISSSVRRSLR
- a CDS encoding phosphonate ABC transporter ATP-binding protein, with translation MNREAPIFELKNVSQKFGSFESLTDINLQIGAGDRVALVGPSGAGKSTLIGLLNGTLLPSKGEVCVLGRNLAHLRPKLRRQLQRQIGTIYQQFHLVDNLRVIHNVNAGHLGKWSFFKAAVSLMWPLEIETAAKALTQVGIAEKLFERTDRLSGGQQQRVAIARVLVQNPAAILADEPISSLDPERSREIMDLLRQLSQGTGKTLVTSLHAIEFARSHYQRIIGLRQGRILFDTPPEKLTSTTIEQLYKT
- a CDS encoding cytosine permease, whose product is MIPKQPILKSGKITTVRREYNAWVANETMEDYALRYAPPSFRKWSEYIVANTALGGISFLALEAIGGSIAISYGFANAFWGIFVASVVIFLTGVPIAYYASKYNIDMDLLTRGAGFGYIGSTITSLIYASFTFIFFALEATIMAQALELYFHLPLAIGHLLCSILIIPLVIFGITLIAQLQVWTQPIWLTLMILPYIFVLYKEPASWSNWLNFSGNSPSGAGFDPLLFGAAASVSFSLIAQIGEQVDYLRFMPDETTENRGKWWFAVILAGPGWIILGAAKQLGGSFLTALAVNHGIAIEQANEPIQMYLLGFQAMFSNPGVVLAVATFFVVLSQIKINVTNAYAGSLAWSNFFSRLTHAHPGRIVWLIFNVGIALLLMELGVFHTLEKVLGLYSNVAIAWIGALVADLVVNKPLGISPPYIEFKRAHLYNINPVGFGSMVIASIVSIVAFLGALGAVAQAFSPFIALLLAFVLAPIIALLTKGKYYIAREDIYFHNSQEGSAIACSICEYEYEKQDMAYCPVYDGPICSLCCSLDARCHDACKS